The following coding sequences are from one Culex quinquefasciatus strain JHB chromosome 1, VPISU_Cqui_1.0_pri_paternal, whole genome shotgun sequence window:
- the LOC6047696 gene encoding uncharacterized protein LOC6047696, with product MAARSFTQIKIKSSQNGQQNRLQRPRAHGQEAQEFDLSGGTVLTKLQEGNLYTNMVAFEEQKAAKRSPDSDSKLFHATCDELDEIVTLKKEGAASEEVQGRLRRSGSRVC from the exons ATGGCTGCTCGAAGTTTcactcaaattaaaataaaatcctcCCAAAATGGTCAACAAAATCGACTCCAACGACCACGAGCCCACGGACAAGAAGCGCAGGAATTCGACCTAAGTGGCGGAACCGTCCTGACGAAGCTCCAAGAAGGAAATCTATACACG AACATGGTTGCTTTCGAGGAGCAGAAAGCGGCCAAACGCAGTCCGGATTCCGACTCGAAACTGTTTCACGCGACCTGTGATGAGCTTGACGAGATTGTGACGCTGAAGAAGGAGGGAGCGGCGTCGGAGGAGGTTCAGGGAAGATTGCGGAGAAGCGGATCGAGGGTTTGTTAG
- the LOC119765425 gene encoding uncharacterized protein LOC119765425: MLTMTGPHSRSRSRKNLAAATGSTRRTLKIVNQKRTFPRQILRWCEVARRANGSPLRPVDLELSARAEARSLSLPLVAGGCLRFAYSLYMFRSSVASRSDSVEPSATEFDEEGVSRETRT, encoded by the exons ATGTTGACTATGACAG GACCACATTCAAGAAGTCGCAGTCGGAAAAATTTAGCTGCTGCCACTGGCTCGACCAGACGCACCTTAAAAATAGTCAATCAGAAACGAACATTTCCTCGGCAAATTCTTCGATGGTGCGAAGTCGCCCGGCGAGCTAACGGGAGTCCGCTTCGACCGGTAGACTTGGAGCTTTCCGCCCGAGCGGAGGCTAGGTCACTTTCACTGCCGCTCGTTGCTGGAGGCTGCTTGCGCTTCGCGTACAGCCTTTACATGTTCCGCTCCAGCGTGGCGTCGCGCAGTGACTCCGTTGAGCCTTCTGCCACTGAGTTCGACGAAGAAGGCGTTTCAAGAGAAACGAGAACATGA